The following proteins are co-located in the Thermus thermophilus HB8 genome:
- a CDS encoding aldehyde ferredoxin oxidoreductase family protein translates to MPKGYHDRVAFVDLSTGKVWYESFGEAFWRRYLGGRALAAYLLLRHVPKGADPLGPENALVFAPGILTGTPISGSGRNTVAAKSPLTGGYGDAEGGGFFGAELKNAGLDALVVLGQAEAPVYLHVEGGEVALHPAVHLWGKDPLEVEALIKEAHGGNTRVAQIGLAGENRVLTANVIHDLAHFAGRGGLGAVMGAKRLKAVSARAHKETLPAYHDPGLLKELARRMAKERMDRAAGLVTMGTVGTVKPFNLRGVLPSHNFLDGFLEGAEALDGTSLDALGIRIGRDTCYACAIRCKQVVKIEGTGRYDVRPEYGGPEYEGLGALGSTCGVTDPYAVTKANTLCNQYGLDVIGVGVTIACAMEAVEKGYLDDEGLGLRFGNGDALIAAIEKLARREGRLGELLAQGAKRLAESLGHPELAMHVKGQEVPMHDPRYKRALGVGYAVSPTGADHNHNLHDTAFAKEGRALRELRFYGEDFQPLPIEDLSEAKIRMLWTKTRERGFVNSLVMCDFVPWTPEEWQEALYAATGWRLSPEEMLEVGERTLQLTRLFNLREGISPEEDRLPERFFQPFRKGNPEARLDPEAFREGVRAYRRLAGWEGGVDPERLKALGLEEFQNALA, encoded by the coding sequence ATGCCCAAGGGGTATCACGACCGCGTGGCCTTCGTGGACCTCTCCACGGGAAAGGTCTGGTACGAAAGCTTTGGCGAGGCCTTCTGGCGGCGCTACCTCGGGGGGCGGGCCCTCGCCGCCTACCTTCTCCTCAGGCACGTGCCCAAGGGGGCCGACCCCTTGGGCCCCGAGAACGCCCTCGTCTTCGCCCCCGGGATCCTCACCGGAACCCCCATCTCCGGCTCGGGGCGGAACACCGTGGCCGCCAAAAGCCCCCTCACCGGGGGGTACGGGGACGCGGAGGGCGGCGGCTTCTTCGGGGCGGAGCTCAAGAACGCGGGCCTGGACGCCCTGGTGGTTTTGGGCCAGGCGGAAGCTCCCGTCTACCTCCACGTGGAAGGGGGGGAGGTGGCCCTTCACCCCGCGGTCCACCTCTGGGGCAAGGACCCCCTGGAGGTGGAGGCCCTCATCAAGGAGGCCCACGGGGGGAACACCCGCGTGGCCCAAATCGGCCTCGCCGGGGAGAACCGGGTCCTCACCGCCAACGTGATCCACGACCTGGCCCACTTCGCCGGAAGGGGGGGCTTGGGGGCGGTCATGGGGGCCAAAAGGCTCAAGGCGGTCTCCGCCCGGGCCCACAAGGAGACCCTTCCCGCCTACCACGACCCCGGCCTCCTCAAGGAGCTCGCCCGGCGCATGGCCAAGGAGCGCATGGACCGGGCGGCGGGCCTCGTCACCATGGGCACCGTGGGCACGGTGAAGCCCTTTAACCTCCGGGGGGTCCTCCCCAGCCACAACTTCCTGGATGGCTTTTTGGAGGGGGCCGAGGCCCTGGACGGGACCAGCCTGGACGCCCTCGGCATCCGCATCGGCCGGGACACCTGCTACGCCTGCGCCATCCGCTGCAAGCAGGTGGTGAAGATTGAGGGTACGGGCAGGTACGATGTCCGTCCCGAGTACGGGGGGCCGGAGTACGAGGGGCTTGGGGCTTTGGGCTCCACCTGCGGGGTCACCGACCCCTACGCCGTGACCAAGGCCAACACCCTCTGCAACCAGTACGGCCTGGACGTCATCGGGGTGGGGGTGACCATCGCCTGCGCCATGGAGGCGGTGGAGAAGGGCTATTTGGACGACGAGGGCCTGGGCCTGAGGTTCGGCAACGGGGATGCCCTCATCGCCGCCATAGAGAAGCTGGCGAGGAGGGAGGGGAGGCTTGGGGAGCTTCTCGCCCAAGGGGCGAAGCGCCTCGCCGAGAGCCTGGGCCACCCGGAGCTCGCCATGCACGTGAAGGGGCAGGAGGTGCCCATGCACGACCCCCGGTACAAGCGGGCCCTAGGGGTGGGCTACGCGGTGAGCCCCACGGGGGCGGACCACAACCACAACCTCCACGACACCGCCTTCGCCAAGGAGGGGAGGGCCCTGAGGGAGCTCCGCTTCTACGGGGAGGACTTCCAGCCCCTGCCCATAGAGGACCTTTCCGAGGCCAAGATCCGGATGCTCTGGACCAAGACCCGGGAGCGGGGTTTCGTGAACAGCCTGGTGATGTGCGACTTCGTCCCCTGGACCCCGGAGGAGTGGCAAGAAGCCCTCTACGCCGCCACGGGCTGGCGGCTTTCCCCGGAGGAGATGCTGGAGGTGGGGGAGAGGACGCTCCAGCTCACCCGGCTTTTCAACCTGCGGGAGGGGATCTCCCCGGAGGAGGACCGGCTTCCCGAGCGCTTCTTCCAGCCCTTCCGCAAGGGGAACCCCGAGGCCCGCTTGGACCCCGAGGCCTTCCGGGAGGGGGTCAGGGCCTACCGGAGGCTTGCGGGCTGGGAAGGGGGCGTGGATCCGGAAAGGCTCAAGGCCTTGGGCCTAGAGGAGTTCCAGAACGCCCTGGCGTAG